A genome region from Celeribacter baekdonensis includes the following:
- a CDS encoding ABC transporter ATP-binding protein, which translates to MSALLELRDLNVFYGAFHSVHGINITCQEGEIVSLIGANGAGKSSTLRAIIGQVPRITGEMRFDGEDMSKCSTPDRIASGIALVPEGRRLFPNLTVEENLMIGVYTGRPGPIGLKDVYAIFPVLLERRKQFARQLSGGQQQMVAIGRALMMNPRLVLFDEISLGLSPKIIGDIYEVLPRIRDRGLSMILVEQDISRALAMADHFVCMLEGRISLAGRPADVTRAQIAASYFGD; encoded by the coding sequence ATGAGCGCTCTTTTGGAATTGCGTGATTTGAACGTATTTTACGGTGCGTTTCATTCGGTGCATGGCATCAACATCACCTGTCAGGAGGGCGAAATCGTGTCGCTGATCGGGGCGAATGGGGCGGGTAAAAGTTCGACCCTGCGCGCGATCATCGGACAGGTGCCGCGCATCACCGGCGAGATGCGTTTTGACGGAGAGGATATGTCAAAATGTTCGACCCCCGACCGGATCGCCTCCGGTATTGCCTTGGTGCCAGAAGGACGTCGCCTGTTTCCCAATTTGACGGTCGAAGAAAACCTAATGATCGGGGTCTATACGGGGCGTCCCGGGCCGATTGGTCTCAAGGATGTCTACGCGATTTTCCCCGTGCTCTTAGAGCGGCGCAAACAGTTCGCCCGGCAACTTTCCGGTGGTCAGCAACAGATGGTTGCCATCGGTCGCGCCCTGATGATGAATCCCCGTTTGGTGTTGTTCGATGAAATCAGCCTTGGATTATCGCCAAAGATCATCGGCGATATTTACGAGGTTTTGCCCCGCATTCGGGATCGCGGGTTGAGCATGATCCTTGTCGAACAGGACATCTCCCGCGCTCTCGCGATGGCAGATCATTTTGTCTGTATGCTCGAAGGCCGCATTTCTCTGGCTGGGCGTCCGGCCGATGTCACCCGCGCACAAATCGCCGCCAGCTATTTCGGAGACTGA
- a CDS encoding IclR family transcriptional regulator: MMGITRYTRILALFDEVHPAWTVAEISEALETSASTLYRLIREMVAADFLESTVESQYRLGPFFVEYYRRLRLTDPLVLSGAKFLRPLLGQIPCPCTTILARLYGKTVMCVAEERANTATFATSYELGRPMPLLRGATSMAVLSTLPKRQIMKLVSEASDAPKDADTLYAEFTGIRKIGISETHGQVDTGLVGIAAPVRSTDLGINASLSVIIEQHNLTTEIRPHIYAALSSTARMIEGFMAELSVPDAHIP; the protein is encoded by the coding sequence ATGATGGGAATTACGCGTTATACACGGATTCTTGCCTTGTTCGACGAGGTGCATCCGGCTTGGACCGTCGCGGAAATTTCGGAGGCGCTGGAGACCTCTGCCAGCACGCTTTATCGGCTGATCCGGGAGATGGTTGCGGCGGATTTTTTGGAGAGTACGGTTGAATCGCAATACCGGCTTGGCCCGTTTTTCGTTGAGTATTATCGCCGGCTCCGGCTGACTGACCCTTTGGTGCTGTCGGGTGCAAAATTTCTGCGGCCTCTACTGGGGCAGATCCCCTGTCCTTGCACCACAATTTTGGCCCGCCTGTATGGCAAAACTGTGATGTGCGTCGCGGAAGAGCGCGCCAACACCGCGACCTTTGCCACCAGTTATGAACTCGGACGTCCCATGCCATTGCTGCGCGGCGCGACTTCGATGGCCGTGCTCTCGACTTTGCCAAAACGTCAGATCATGAAGCTGGTGTCTGAGGCGTCTGACGCGCCCAAAGATGCCGATACGCTTTACGCAGAATTCACCGGCATCCGTAAAATCGGCATCAGCGAGACCCATGGACAGGTTGATACCGGGTTGGTTGGAATTGCGGCGCCGGTGCGCAGCACGGATTTGGGCATCAATGCCTCGCTGTCCGTCATCATTGAGCAACACAACCTCACCACTGAAATTCGTCCCCACATTTACGCTGCCCTTTCTTCTACCGCACGGATGATCGAAGGCTTTATGGCAGAGCTTTCTGTGCCAGACGCTCACATCCCCTAG
- a CDS encoding VOC family protein: protein MSHNAVQAGAYLHHVAFESSDPERLANFYAANMDMGVEKISDTEFRCSGPMRRFVAVKGEDKKLAYAGLAYRNAEVLAAQRTQAEANGVEILDNVSPYFEDGAFAVRDNDGHMICFGIATHRTTAYLPEREGIHAPTQHLTFATQNLEGFKEFYVDKLGFFLSDRVLHENGDLATVFTTTNHEHHTIACFKSDRTGVDHHSYEAATFENIKKFCDRFAANDVLLTWGPGRHGPGNNLFVFYTDPDGNWIEISGELETIYDREVIDWPQDPRTLNKWGRAILRS from the coding sequence ATGTCGCACAATGCTGTTCAGGCGGGAGCTTATTTGCACCACGTCGCCTTCGAGAGTTCCGATCCGGAGCGTCTCGCCAATTTTTACGCCGCCAATATGGACATGGGTGTCGAAAAGATTTCTGACACCGAGTTCCGTTGCTCCGGCCCGATGCGCCGTTTTGTAGCGGTGAAAGGCGAAGACAAAAAACTTGCCTACGCAGGGCTGGCCTATCGCAACGCCGAGGTGCTTGCCGCACAGCGGACGCAGGCCGAAGCGAACGGGGTTGAAATCCTCGACAACGTATCTCCCTATTTCGAGGACGGTGCATTTGCCGTGCGTGACAATGACGGGCATATGATCTGTTTCGGGATCGCGACGCACCGCACCACCGCCTATCTGCCGGAACGCGAAGGCATCCATGCCCCGACCCAACACTTGACCTTTGCCACCCAGAACCTTGAAGGGTTCAAAGAGTTTTATGTCGATAAGCTCGGTTTTTTCCTCTCAGATCGGGTGCTGCATGAAAATGGCGATCTGGCCACTGTCTTCACCACAACGAACCACGAGCACCATACCATCGCCTGTTTCAAATCTGATCGCACGGGCGTGGATCACCATTCTTATGAGGCCGCCACTTTTGAGAATATCAAAAAGTTTTGCGACCGTTTCGCCGCCAATGATGTGCTTTTGACCTGGGGGCCGGGGCGTCACGGGCCGGGCAACAACCTGTTCGTGTTCTACACCGATCCGGATGGCAACTGGATCGAAATTTCCGGCGAATTGGAAACCATCTACGACCGCGAGGTGATCGACTGGCCAC
- a CDS encoding NAD(P)-dependent alcohol dehydrogenase — protein sequence MKIQAAIARDPGKLSYETLTLDVPRPNEILVRVVATGICHTDLSAINQLLPARLPMVPGHEGAGIVEAVGSAVTKVAPGDHVVMTYDYCDDCRACRDHDHTYCHHAVERCFLGDRPDGSSTLFDAQDAVVHGSFFGQSSLATYALCYDRNVIKVRKDAPLDVLGPLACGIQTGAGAVFNALGVTKQTDFAVFGAGAVGLSAVMAAHVAGAPTIIAVDISEERLEMARDFGATHVFNSRTEDPVAFIQSVTEGGVLRSLDTSGVPTVMQQALAATAPRGTCGWLAGVDPALEVPINPTFLLAGRSVKGIIEGESHDAQTFITKLVDLYMEGRFPFDKMCQFYEMDQLEQALVDSKSGATIKPIIRFHAQN from the coding sequence ATGAAAATCCAAGCCGCCATCGCCCGCGATCCAGGCAAGCTCAGCTACGAGACCCTGACACTCGACGTCCCTCGCCCCAATGAAATCCTTGTGCGCGTCGTCGCCACCGGGATCTGTCACACCGATCTGTCCGCGATCAACCAGCTTTTGCCCGCGCGGCTGCCGATGGTGCCGGGCCACGAGGGCGCAGGCATTGTCGAGGCGGTCGGTTCGGCGGTCACCAAGGTCGCACCCGGTGATCATGTGGTGATGACCTATGATTATTGCGACGACTGCCGGGCCTGCCGGGATCACGATCACACCTATTGTCATCACGCGGTGGAGCGGTGTTTCCTCGGCGATCGACCTGATGGCAGCAGCACACTTTTTGACGCTCAAGACGCCGTGGTCCATGGTAGTTTCTTTGGCCAATCCTCTCTGGCCACCTATGCGCTGTGTTATGATCGCAATGTGATCAAGGTCCGTAAAGACGCGCCGCTGGATGTGCTCGGCCCACTCGCTTGCGGCATTCAAACCGGGGCGGGGGCAGTATTCAATGCGCTGGGGGTGACGAAACAAACGGATTTTGCCGTCTTTGGGGCAGGAGCCGTGGGGTTGAGTGCCGTCATGGCGGCGCATGTGGCGGGCGCGCCCACGATCATTGCGGTCGACATTTCCGAGGAGCGGCTTGAGATGGCCCGCGATTTTGGCGCAACCCATGTATTCAATAGCCGCACAGAAGATCCCGTCGCCTTTATTCAAAGTGTGACCGAGGGCGGTGTGTTACGCTCGCTGGACACAAGCGGCGTTCCCACTGTCATGCAACAGGCGCTGGCCGCCACGGCTCCGCGTGGAACCTGCGGCTGGCTTGCGGGCGTTGATCCGGCGCTTGAAGTGCCAATCAATCCGACCTTTCTCTTGGCCGGGCGTAGTGTCAAAGGCATCATCGAAGGCGAAAGTCATGACGCACAGACGTTTATCACAAAACTTGTCGATCTTTACATGGAGGGGCGATTTCCCTTTGATAAGATGTGCCAGTTTTACGAAATGGATCAATTGGAACAGGCTTTGGTCGACAGTAAATCTGGGGCGACGATCAAGCCGATCATTCGCTTTCACGCACAAAACTAA
- a CDS encoding aldehyde dehydrogenase, with protein sequence MTLNFLIGGDFVAAEAGATFDRHDPVTGEIATTAAAASISDALKAVASAQAAFAEWSATGPEARRKLLMKAADIMEARNADFVASMVKETGATTIWAGFNAHLAAGMLREAGAMTTQIGGEVIPANKPGTLAMAVAKPKGVCLGIAPWNAPVILGTRAVAMALACGNTVVLKSSELCPRTHRLIGECLNEAGLPKGAINVISNAPADAAAVVKALIEAPEVRHVNFTGSTGVGRIIGRLAGENLKPALLELGGKAPLVILEDADLEGAVNAAIFGSFMNQGQICMSTERIIVVDAMADAFVEALAKRAAALPHGDPRGKVVLGSLVTEASAEKMDALIADATAKGATLVAGGTRTGAIHSATLLDGVTPDMRIYAEESFGPVKSIIRVRDTDEAVRVANDTEYGLSAAVFSQDITRAFEVANRIESGICHINGPTVSDEPQMPFGGVKASGYGRFGGKAGIAEFTDLRWITVENPKQHYPF encoded by the coding sequence ATGACATTGAATTTTTTGATTGGGGGCGACTTTGTGGCCGCCGAGGCCGGCGCGACCTTTGATCGGCATGATCCGGTGACGGGAGAGATCGCGACCACAGCCGCAGCCGCCTCTATATCTGATGCGCTCAAAGCCGTGGCCAGCGCTCAAGCCGCCTTTGCCGAATGGTCCGCCACAGGGCCAGAAGCGCGGCGCAAGCTGTTGATGAAAGCCGCCGACATCATGGAGGCGCGCAACGCGGATTTTGTGGCCTCTATGGTTAAGGAAACCGGCGCAACCACGATCTGGGCCGGGTTCAACGCCCATTTGGCGGCGGGCATGTTGCGCGAGGCGGGTGCGATGACCACTCAAATCGGCGGCGAGGTGATCCCCGCCAACAAACCTGGCACTTTGGCGATGGCCGTGGCCAAGCCGAAAGGCGTGTGCCTTGGCATCGCACCATGGAATGCGCCGGTGATTTTAGGCACGCGGGCAGTGGCGATGGCTTTGGCTTGTGGCAATACAGTGGTGTTGAAGTCCTCCGAACTCTGCCCGCGCACCCATCGGTTGATCGGCGAATGTTTGAATGAGGCGGGCCTGCCAAAAGGGGCGATCAACGTGATCTCCAACGCGCCTGCGGACGCCGCCGCTGTGGTCAAAGCGCTGATCGAAGCCCCCGAAGTGCGTCATGTAAACTTCACTGGCTCCACCGGCGTGGGCCGGATCATCGGGCGTTTGGCGGGGGAAAACCTCAAACCGGCGTTGTTGGAACTCGGTGGCAAAGCGCCTTTGGTGATCTTGGAGGACGCCGATTTGGAGGGCGCGGTGAACGCCGCGATTTTTGGCTCTTTTATGAACCAAGGTCAGATTTGTATGTCGACCGAACGTATCATCGTGGTCGACGCCATGGCCGACGCCTTTGTCGAGGCTTTGGCCAAACGGGCGGCGGCGCTACCCCATGGCGATCCACGCGGCAAGGTGGTTTTGGGATCATTGGTGACAGAGGCCTCCGCCGAAAAAATGGACGCGTTGATTGCGGATGCGACGGCCAAGGGCGCAACCCTTGTTGCGGGCGGCACGCGCACAGGCGCGATCCATTCCGCGACGCTTTTGGATGGCGTCACCCCGGACATGCGCATCTATGCCGAGGAAAGCTTTGGCCCGGTGAAATCCATCATCCGCGTGCGCGACACCGACGAGGCGGTGCGCGTGGCCAATGACACCGAATATGGCCTGTCGGCGGCAGTGTTTTCCCAAGACATCACGCGCGCTTTTGAAGTTGCCAACCGAATTGAGAGCGGCATTTGCCACATCAACGGGCCGACGGTTTCGGATGAGCCACAAATGCCGTTTGGCGGGGTCAAGGCTTCGGGCTATGGCAGGTTTGGTGGCAAGGCTGGGATTGCCGAGTTCACCGATCTGCGTTGGATTACGGTGGAGAATCCAAAACAACATTATCCGTTTTAG
- a CDS encoding branched-chain amino acid ABC transporter permease: protein MTTGLVLFGRIALALGLIGLCAAPVLFSPAMLVLLTQALTMLTLAMLWNLVAGYGNVMVIGQHAFVGIGAYAFYGFAMLAGWHMAVALPAAMAVTLVFGVAVYAMLYRLRTAYLAVGSWVVAETLMLIASRLPGFGGGSGASLPTSLLRSLGARAPERLSTIYILVLVMAVLAFGLIWGLMRSRIGLGLAALRDSEEGAAVAGVNTRLVRAASFILAAPMVGLVGVLITLQKGRISHIASFSMLDWTIYVLFIVVIGGLGSLEGPIIGTLIFFLLRELLQDYGTLYLITLGTISILVVLFAPKGVWGLARRKLGRDLIPLTHDPKTGDLT, encoded by the coding sequence ATGACAACCGGACTCGTTCTTTTCGGCCGTATCGCATTGGCTCTCGGGTTGATTGGCCTCTGTGCCGCACCCGTCCTTTTTTCTCCGGCGATGCTTGTACTTTTGACACAGGCGCTGACCATGCTGACCTTGGCGATGCTGTGGAACCTTGTTGCTGGATATGGCAACGTGATGGTGATCGGCCAACATGCTTTTGTTGGGATCGGGGCTTATGCTTTTTATGGCTTTGCCATGCTGGCAGGATGGCACATGGCCGTGGCTTTGCCCGCCGCAATGGCGGTGACCTTGGTGTTTGGTGTTGCGGTCTACGCCATGCTTTATCGGCTGCGCACCGCGTATCTTGCGGTCGGGAGCTGGGTCGTTGCCGAAACTTTGATGCTGATTGCAAGCCGCCTTCCGGGCTTTGGTGGCGGGTCGGGTGCAAGCCTCCCGACGAGCCTGTTGCGCAGTTTGGGGGCGCGCGCGCCGGAACGGCTTTCGACGATCTACATTCTCGTCTTGGTCATGGCGGTTCTGGCTTTTGGTTTGATTTGGGGCTTAATGCGCTCGCGGATCGGCCTTGGCCTTGCCGCGTTGCGTGACAGCGAAGAGGGTGCCGCCGTTGCGGGAGTGAACACCCGCCTTGTGCGCGCGGCGAGCTTTATCCTCGCGGCTCCGATGGTTGGTCTCGTTGGTGTGCTCATCACGTTACAAAAGGGGCGGATTTCCCACATTGCCTCGTTTTCGATGCTCGATTGGACCATCTATGTGTTGTTCATCGTCGTGATTGGCGGGCTGGGGAGCCTCGAAGGGCCGATCATCGGAACGCTGATCTTTTTCCTGCTGCGCGAACTGCTTCAGGATTACGGCACACTCTATCTCATCACGCTCGGCACGATCTCGATCCTCGTTGTGCTTTTCGCGCCGAAAGGCGTCTGGGGGTTGGCACGGCGCAAATTGGGCCGCGATCTGATCCCGCTCACCCATGATCCGAAAACCGGAGACTTGACATGA
- a CDS encoding branched-chain amino acid ABC transporter permease produces MTGLLDQIIQASLLGGLYAIFALGLAISVGVLKFINVAHGDLIVAMSFLMLTLTESLGLPAPIAFALLIPIGAGMGWLLQYGLFQRAASQNELQIILITFGLSVILQNGLLGIYGADTRKVTAGGIELASLHLFGNINVGILPLIIFATACVLIAGLEQLLYRTGLGVKIRAIADAPEAARLVGLKVAGLMATAMALVGITEAVSGGLMSIWTNFDPSSGSSRLLIAFEVVVLAGLGSFWGVLVGGIIIALAQTFGGMVDSAYQVLAGHIVFLILFLARPQGLFPKT; encoded by the coding sequence ATGACAGGCCTTCTCGACCAGATCATTCAGGCCAGCCTCTTGGGCGGTCTTTACGCTATTTTCGCCCTCGGCCTAGCGATTTCTGTTGGTGTTTTGAAATTCATCAACGTCGCCCATGGCGACCTCATCGTGGCTATGTCGTTTTTGATGCTGACACTGACCGAGAGTCTCGGCTTGCCTGCGCCGATTGCCTTTGCGCTTTTGATCCCGATCGGAGCGGGGATGGGGTGGCTTTTGCAATATGGGCTGTTTCAACGCGCGGCCAGTCAGAACGAGCTACAGATCATCCTGATCACTTTTGGGCTGTCGGTTATCCTGCAAAACGGGCTTTTGGGGATTTATGGCGCCGACACGCGCAAGGTGACGGCGGGTGGCATTGAACTCGCCTCACTGCATCTCTTCGGCAATATCAATGTCGGGATTCTCCCCCTGATCATTTTTGCCACGGCCTGCGTGTTGATCGCGGGGCTTGAACAGCTTTTGTATCGCACCGGGCTGGGTGTCAAAATCCGCGCTATCGCGGATGCGCCCGAAGCGGCGCGTCTTGTTGGTCTCAAAGTTGCGGGGCTGATGGCCACGGCCATGGCGCTGGTCGGGATCACCGAAGCGGTCTCTGGCGGTTTGATGTCGATCTGGACCAACTTTGATCCCTCCTCTGGGTCAAGCCGCCTTTTGATCGCCTTCGAGGTCGTCGTGTTGGCCGGGCTCGGCAGTTTCTGGGGCGTACTCGTTGGCGGGATCATCATCGCCTTGGCGCAAACTTTCGGCGGTATGGTCGACAGTGCCTACCAGGTGCTTGCCGGTCACATCGTCTTTCTCATCCTTTTCCTCGCCCGCCCTCAGGGCCTTTTCCCGAAGACGTAA
- a CDS encoding ABC transporter substrate-binding protein, translating to MTFRPTRRAALLGGACAVAGTLTGFSTRPAFAAGRPLKIGVVSPKTGPMAAFAEPTEFVMSRILAATGGVIENGGVTYPLEIVERDTQSNPNRAAEVTQDLILSEGVDVVLCYGGPENANPASDQCELNGVPCLASDLPIEPWFFGRNGDPAVGFDYTYCAFFDVATYAGAMLAFMDKIAPGGTVGGLWPNDADGVVLSQAFTDGFGAKGYSIVDPGRFDLPTSSFSTQIAKFRDSGVDIVQGIMPPPDFTLFWTQCAQQGFQPKAVIAGKSSEYPASVQPLGEKAVGVSVPIWWTPDFPYISSLDGTSAFDTARRYELETGRQWTAGVGSRHAMFEVLINTLRRATDLDDPDSVRDALAATKLDTICGLIDFSNGPVPNSAKLGLVSVQWVNAPEDYQFPYDMAVVENSFHPTVPVSRAPFPIPYN from the coding sequence ATGACATTTAGACCCACGCGGCGCGCAGCGCTGCTTGGCGGCGCATGCGCTGTCGCCGGAACGCTTACCGGCTTTTCCACCCGTCCGGCCTTTGCCGCCGGGCGACCCCTTAAAATCGGTGTTGTCTCACCCAAGACCGGCCCGATGGCCGCTTTTGCGGAACCCACCGAATTCGTGATGTCCCGCATTCTGGCGGCAACGGGTGGTGTGATCGAAAATGGCGGCGTGACATACCCGCTTGAGATCGTGGAACGCGACACCCAGTCAAACCCCAACCGCGCCGCCGAGGTTACACAGGATTTGATCCTGTCCGAAGGCGTCGATGTGGTGCTGTGCTATGGCGGACCCGAAAATGCCAACCCGGCTTCTGATCAATGCGAGTTGAACGGCGTGCCGTGCCTTGCCTCCGATCTGCCTATTGAGCCGTGGTTCTTTGGCCGCAACGGCGATCCGGCGGTCGGGTTTGACTATACCTATTGCGCGTTTTTCGATGTGGCGACCTATGCCGGGGCCATGTTGGCCTTTATGGACAAGATCGCGCCAGGGGGCACGGTAGGGGGGCTTTGGCCGAACGATGCCGATGGCGTTGTGCTGTCGCAAGCTTTCACAGATGGCTTTGGGGCCAAAGGGTATTCCATCGTTGATCCGGGGCGATTCGATCTTCCGACCTCAAGTTTCTCGACCCAGATTGCAAAATTCCGTGACAGCGGTGTCGACATCGTCCAAGGCATCATGCCGCCGCCGGATTTCACACTGTTCTGGACCCAATGCGCCCAGCAGGGGTTTCAGCCAAAAGCGGTGATTGCTGGCAAATCCTCGGAATATCCGGCCTCTGTTCAGCCTTTGGGTGAAAAGGCCGTAGGGGTGTCCGTGCCGATCTGGTGGACCCCGGATTTCCCCTATATCTCGTCTCTTGATGGCACCAGCGCCTTTGACACCGCACGCCGCTATGAGCTGGAGACTGGACGGCAATGGACCGCAGGTGTGGGGTCGCGCCATGCGATGTTCGAGGTGCTTATCAATACGTTGCGTCGTGCAACGGACCTCGATGACCCTGACAGCGTGCGTGACGCTTTGGCTGCGACCAAACTCGACACGATCTGTGGCCTGATCGACTTTTCAAACGGACCAGTGCCCAACAGTGCCAAACTTGGCCTTGTATCAGTGCAATGGGTCAACGCGCCGGAGGACTATCAGTTCCCCTATGACATGGCCGTGGTTGAAAACAGTTTTCATCCCACCGTGCCCGTTTCGCGTGCGCCGTTCCCGATCCCCTACAACTGA
- a CDS encoding coniferyl-alcohol dehydrogenase: protein MLTGKTIIITGVSSGIGQETAKQVKAAGARVIGVDRNTPTVALDAFHQVDLTDEAGLEALIETLKTEQADGLANIAGVPPTAPKEVVVTVNLVALKKLTLGLVDSLKDGASIVNLASLAGLGWEDEVDKIKAAASLTHAGVPGFCAAHDITTDNSYFFTKQALVAWTHEMRWMWRDRGIRMNAVSPGPVDTPILGDFLETLGERAEEDMRIMDRPGAPTDIAPVVAFLLSEGSVWLRGVNIACDGGMRAHIEATSNGLS from the coding sequence ATGTTGACAGGGAAAACCATTATCATCACCGGCGTCTCTTCTGGCATCGGACAGGAAACCGCCAAGCAAGTCAAAGCCGCAGGCGCGCGCGTCATTGGTGTCGACCGCAATACGCCGACAGTTGCGCTTGATGCCTTTCATCAGGTCGATTTGACTGATGAGGCGGGGTTGGAGGCGCTGATCGAAACGCTGAAGACCGAACAGGCTGACGGGCTTGCCAATATCGCGGGCGTGCCGCCGACTGCCCCGAAAGAGGTGGTGGTGACGGTCAATCTCGTGGCGCTTAAAAAGCTGACGCTGGGGCTGGTGGACAGTCTGAAAGACGGGGCGTCTATCGTCAATCTGGCCTCTTTGGCGGGGCTTGGCTGGGAAGATGAGGTGGATAAAATCAAGGCCGCCGCCAGCCTCACCCATGCTGGCGTTCCCGGGTTTTGTGCGGCACATGACATCACCACGGACAACAGCTATTTTTTTACGAAACAAGCGCTTGTGGCTTGGACACATGAAATGCGTTGGATGTGGCGCGACCGTGGTATTCGGATGAACGCGGTCAGCCCCGGCCCGGTGGACACGCCAATTTTAGGTGACTTCCTTGAAACTCTGGGCGAACGTGCCGAAGAAGATATGCGGATCATGGACCGTCCGGGGGCGCCGACCGATATTGCTCCGGTTGTGGCGTTTTTGCTCTCCGAGGGCTCGGTTTGGTTGCGCGGTGTCAACATCGCCTGTGACGGCGGTATGCGCGCGCATATCGAGGCAACGAGCAATGGTTTGAGCTAA
- a CDS encoding ABC transporter ATP-binding protein, which produces MLEVSHLKKHFGALKVIDGVDLSVARGEVLGILGPNGAGKSTLFNLISGNLPPTNGIIRLKGVDITKANPWTRVRDGIGRTFQVPHPFGHLTVFENVLVSATQVRRQSVAAARPEVNRILDLCHLSHRARVPAGDLPLLDLKRLELAKALGTNPDLLLLDEIAGGLTDSECGALLDILDTIKAEGVTIVWIEHIVHALIRVATRLVVLAEGTLIANGTPEEVMADTKVRNLYLGVEA; this is translated from the coding sequence ATGCTCGAAGTTTCTCATCTCAAGAAACATTTCGGCGCGCTCAAGGTCATCGACGGGGTCGACCTGTCGGTGGCGCGTGGCGAAGTGTTAGGTATTCTCGGTCCCAACGGGGCCGGAAAAAGCACCCTGTTCAACCTCATTTCCGGCAATTTGCCTCCGACGAATGGGATCATACGGCTGAAAGGAGTGGACATCACCAAGGCCAACCCATGGACTCGCGTGCGGGACGGCATTGGCCGGACCTTTCAGGTGCCGCATCCTTTCGGGCATCTGACCGTGTTCGAAAATGTGCTGGTCAGTGCGACACAGGTCAGGCGGCAAAGCGTTGCGGCGGCCCGCCCTGAGGTCAATCGCATTCTCGATCTGTGCCACCTGTCTCATCGGGCGCGCGTCCCGGCGGGGGATCTGCCGCTTCTGGATCTCAAAAGGCTCGAACTGGCCAAGGCGCTTGGGACAAATCCCGATCTTTTGCTGCTCGATGAGATTGCAGGCGGGTTGACCGACAGCGAGTGCGGCGCGCTTTTGGATATTCTCGACACGATCAAAGCCGAGGGCGTCACCATCGTCTGGATTGAACATATCGTTCATGCGTTGATCCGCGTGGCGACCCGTCTGGTGGTTTTGGCCGAAGGGACGTTGATCGCAAACGGCACGCCCGAAGAGGTCATGGCCGACACAAAGGTGCGCAACCTCTATTTGGGAGTGGAGGCATGA